The following proteins are encoded in a genomic region of Sorangiineae bacterium MSr12523:
- the polX gene encoding DNA polymerase/3'-5' exonuclease PolX produces the protein MSDSKQDVLDMLHELAELTMIEEGDPQSFRVRAYESAANAIEAQATDLGKLTAKDLQKIEGIGKSTAEKIRELIDTGRVEKLEALRQKHPPSVVAMLRIQGLGPKAVKRLRAELGVQSIDDLREALAAQKLRGLKGFGAKSEEKLAASLARLEQQGTTSRTPISVALPLANRVVARMLELPGVTHASYCGSLRRFCETVGDVDIMVAGGDPARVMEAFVSMNLVERVLVQGDSKTSVVTKRGTQVDLRVVAQHQLGAALMYFTGSKGHNIKLRQRALARGWTLNEYALSELDGGKVVASETEEQIYAALGLRFIPPMLREDAGEIEAAETGALPRPMGRVIGDFHVHTTVSGDGRSSIEDVVAAAKARGYRVLALTDHAEGTLSGVGREAFLEQRAKIRAMQAELGDSLKLLHGVELNIGPNGELDYDLEFRRGFDFCLASVHDHFELDRAAQTKRIVTAMQDPTVRMIGHLSARMIGGRPPIELDLDAILETAEKTGTALEVNGALPRLDMSVEALRRARGRDIQFVLTSDAHHADELERVRYASLNAERAWVDPDRVVNAGTPERLIAWTQGKRDGGGSPRPST, from the coding sequence ATGTCCGATTCGAAGCAAGACGTCCTCGACATGCTTCACGAGCTCGCCGAGCTCACGATGATCGAGGAGGGCGATCCGCAGTCGTTCCGGGTACGCGCCTATGAGAGCGCGGCCAATGCCATCGAGGCGCAGGCCACCGATCTGGGAAAGCTCACCGCGAAGGACCTTCAGAAGATCGAGGGAATCGGCAAGAGCACCGCGGAAAAGATCCGCGAGCTGATCGATACCGGCAGGGTGGAGAAGCTGGAGGCCCTGCGGCAGAAGCACCCGCCGAGCGTGGTGGCGATGCTGCGCATCCAGGGGCTCGGGCCCAAGGCGGTGAAGCGGCTGCGCGCCGAACTCGGCGTGCAGTCCATCGACGATCTGCGGGAGGCATTGGCGGCGCAGAAGTTGCGCGGGCTCAAGGGCTTCGGGGCGAAGTCCGAGGAGAAGCTGGCAGCTTCGTTGGCGCGGCTCGAGCAGCAAGGGACGACGTCGCGCACGCCCATTTCGGTGGCGCTGCCGCTGGCCAACCGCGTGGTGGCGCGCATGCTCGAGTTGCCCGGGGTGACGCATGCGTCGTACTGCGGATCGCTGCGCCGCTTTTGCGAGACGGTGGGCGATGTGGACATCATGGTCGCGGGCGGAGATCCGGCGCGGGTCATGGAGGCCTTCGTGTCGATGAACCTCGTCGAGCGCGTGCTCGTCCAAGGCGACTCGAAGACGAGCGTGGTCACCAAGCGCGGAACGCAGGTGGATCTCCGGGTGGTCGCGCAGCACCAGCTGGGCGCCGCGCTCATGTACTTCACCGGCTCGAAGGGGCACAACATCAAGCTGCGCCAGCGCGCCCTCGCACGGGGCTGGACGCTCAACGAGTATGCGCTGTCGGAGCTCGACGGCGGCAAGGTCGTCGCCAGCGAAACCGAGGAACAGATCTATGCGGCGCTGGGCCTGCGCTTCATTCCGCCCATGCTGCGCGAGGATGCCGGCGAGATCGAGGCCGCGGAAACGGGCGCCTTGCCGCGACCCATGGGAAGGGTCATTGGCGATTTTCACGTGCACACGACGGTGTCGGGCGATGGCCGTTCGTCGATCGAGGACGTGGTGGCAGCCGCCAAGGCGCGCGGATACCGCGTGCTGGCGTTGACCGATCATGCCGAAGGGACGCTGTCCGGTGTGGGGCGCGAAGCCTTTTTGGAGCAGCGCGCGAAGATCCGCGCGATGCAGGCGGAGCTCGGCGATTCGCTGAAGCTGCTCCACGGCGTGGAGCTGAACATCGGGCCCAATGGCGAGCTGGATTACGATTTGGAGTTCCGGCGGGGTTTCGATTTCTGCCTGGCGTCGGTGCACGACCATTTCGAACTGGATCGCGCCGCGCAAACGAAGCGCATCGTGACGGCGATGCAGGATCCGACGGTGCGCATGATCGGGCACCTGTCGGCGCGCATGATCGGCGGGCGGCCGCCCATCGAGCTGGATCTGGATGCGATTCTGGAGACCGCGGAAAAGACGGGCACCGCGCTGGAGGTGAACGGTGCCCTGCCCCGCCTCGATATGTCCGTCGAGGCGCTGCGGCGGGCGCGCGGGCGGGACATCCAATTCGTGCTCACGAGCGATGCCCACCACGCGGACGAATTGGAGCGCGTGCGTTATGCGTCCTTGAATGCGGAGCGCGCGTGGGTCGATCCGGACCGGGTGGTGAACGCAGGCACGCCCGAGCGGCTCATCGCCTGGACCCAAGGCAAACGCGATGGCGGCGGATCGCCTCGTCCATCGACGTGA
- a CDS encoding PaaI family thioesterase produces MKETARIPKTQGHLRWIEKLVRGEVSPPPSAKLLGFRAVQIEVGRAVFELDVGAQHASVIGTMHGGILCDLGDAAMGLAMSSTLEDDESFTTIELSAKYFKPVWTGRLTAVGRVSKRTRKLGALEADVTDESGSLVGKLSSTCLVLRGEEAKGR; encoded by the coding sequence ATGAAAGAAACGGCAAGGATTCCGAAGACCCAAGGGCACCTTCGTTGGATCGAAAAATTGGTTCGCGGTGAGGTTTCGCCACCGCCGTCGGCGAAGCTCCTCGGCTTTCGCGCCGTCCAAATCGAAGTGGGGCGTGCGGTCTTCGAGTTGGACGTGGGCGCTCAGCACGCGAGCGTCATAGGAACGATGCACGGCGGCATTCTTTGCGACTTGGGCGACGCCGCCATGGGCTTGGCGATGTCCTCGACCCTCGAGGACGACGAGTCGTTCACCACCATCGAGCTCTCGGCGAAGTACTTCAAACCGGTCTGGACGGGGCGCCTCACCGCGGTCGGTCGCGTGAGCAAACGCACGCGGAAGCTGGGCGCGCTCGAGGCCGACGTCACCGATGAAAGCGGGAGCCTCGTGGGCAAGCTTTCGAGCACCTGCCTGGTGCTGCGTGGTGAGGAGGCCAAGGGCCGATGA
- a CDS encoding HlyD family secretion protein — translation MSAATSTTEVPSTEAVREALAETAPPRKRRTPRLLAALGTVALVGAGSWYALTAGRENTDDAQVEGRVMNVSARVPGQVLHVRVSDNQTVNAGDVLIELDPADYQAKVDAARADVVAARAQAEGARASLALIEKTAPANVVQAKGGMTAATSSMASAQAAIAEAKADYAAAASRKSLAELNLKRSRALLEQKAVPQLDLDSRQTEFDNASAQLDQARARQLAAEASLASSNGGVVLAKGRLTAADTSMEQVASARAALALAEAKVEQAESARKLAELNLSYTTLRAARRGVVSRRTVEEGQMVSPERPLFAVVPLDDVWVVANFKEDQLAEMRPGQPVTVRLDTYGRRDFQARVDSIAGGTGARFALLPPDNATGNFVKVVQRVPVLVRFDGPLDVELRPGMSADVTVRTRAR, via the coding sequence ATGAGCGCTGCGACGTCGACGACCGAGGTGCCGTCCACGGAAGCCGTGAGGGAAGCACTGGCGGAAACCGCGCCGCCGCGCAAACGGCGAACCCCGAGGCTCCTTGCCGCGTTGGGCACCGTGGCGCTGGTGGGGGCGGGCAGCTGGTATGCGCTGACCGCGGGGCGTGAGAACACGGACGATGCGCAGGTGGAAGGCCGCGTGATGAACGTGTCCGCACGCGTGCCGGGCCAAGTGTTGCACGTGCGGGTGAGCGACAATCAAACGGTGAACGCGGGCGATGTGCTCATCGAGCTCGATCCCGCGGACTACCAGGCCAAGGTCGATGCGGCGCGCGCCGATGTGGTGGCTGCACGCGCGCAGGCCGAGGGTGCGCGTGCGTCGCTGGCCCTCATCGAGAAGACGGCCCCGGCCAACGTCGTGCAGGCCAAGGGCGGGATGACCGCGGCCACGTCCTCGATGGCGTCGGCGCAAGCCGCCATTGCCGAGGCCAAGGCCGATTACGCGGCCGCGGCGTCGCGCAAGTCGCTGGCCGAGCTCAATTTGAAGCGATCGCGCGCCCTGCTGGAGCAAAAGGCCGTTCCGCAGCTGGATCTCGATTCTCGGCAAACGGAGTTCGACAATGCGAGCGCGCAGCTCGATCAGGCGCGCGCACGGCAGTTGGCCGCCGAGGCCTCGCTGGCCAGCTCGAACGGCGGCGTGGTGCTTGCGAAAGGCCGTCTCACCGCGGCGGATACCTCGATGGAGCAGGTGGCCTCCGCCCGGGCGGCGCTGGCACTCGCGGAGGCGAAGGTGGAGCAGGCCGAGTCCGCGCGCAAGCTGGCAGAGCTCAATTTGTCGTACACGACGTTGCGGGCTGCCCGCCGTGGTGTGGTGTCGCGGCGCACGGTCGAAGAAGGGCAGATGGTGAGCCCGGAGCGGCCTCTGTTCGCCGTCGTGCCGCTGGACGACGTGTGGGTCGTGGCGAACTTCAAGGAGGACCAACTCGCCGAGATGCGCCCTGGCCAGCCGGTGACCGTGCGCCTCGATACGTACGGCCGTCGCGATTTCCAGGCCCGTGTCGACAGCATCGCCGGCGGAACCGGCGCGCGGTTTGCGCTCCTTCCGCCGGACAACGCGACGGGGAACTTCGTCAAGGTCGTGCAGCGCGTCCCGGTGCTCGTGCGCTTCGATGGGCCGCTGGACGTGGAGCTCCGTCCGGGCATGAGCGCCGATGTCACCGTTCGAACGAG